One Pogoniulus pusillus isolate bPogPus1 chromosome 13, bPogPus1.pri, whole genome shotgun sequence genomic window, ATCTTGTGAAGCAAGTTTTTAATGTGATACCTATAGAAAATGTGAGGCCTTTTCCTGCAAATTCTCTTCGTAAATCAGCTACGAATTTATCTCTTATATGTTCCCTCTGttaaaacacaaaacatagCAAAACATCAGTTACAAGCTGTGTTAATTCATCAGTGAAAAGATAACTCAAAAGCCCACTCCCAAAATAGCCAAAGATATGAGTACCAGGGCTAGTGTGACACAGGTATGTTTTATTATTACTGAAAGCATCCTGAGAGCATTTCCACTCTGATTTATCACCAGCTTGTGAAAAACAACAGCGCAACTTCCCCTTTGTGCTGTGATATTTGCTTCTTTGTCTGCAAATCTTGGAATATTAAAGCTCTATGCTTCAGCTCCTGCTAAAGTTCAGTTTTACAAGTAGGGAGACAGGCATAGGAAGAGTCTCAAAACTTCTGATGTTATATACACCAAAAAAGGTTATTTTCAGAATGCCTTGGGCTTAGGTATCTTCCAGCACCTATTAACTGAGCCACAGGCAAAGACTGCTTCTGaggaattagaatcacagaatggtttgggttggaagggaccttaaagatcatctagttccagcctccctgctataagcagggacatcttccactagagcagattgcaccAAGACCCATCCAGTTTGTCtctgaacacttctagggatgggACATCCACACCTCGTCtaggtaacctgttccagtaaacaacttcttccttacatctaacCTAAAGTAGATTTCAGGTTTTGTATCAGGTCAGAAACAGTTGTCATGGTGTTGCAGAAAACAGAACTCTGATACCATGGGTCAGATTCCTTTTAGCCATGCACATTTAGCTGtgtacaaaggaaaacaaacagtgAACTGTTTGACTTCAGCTTTTAAATTCTGCTTCACAGTGCTTTAGAGAGATGGCAAGGAGCAGTTTGATTGATTGGGATGGACAGAACCTGGTTATACTAGAGAGCACTCCAAATAAGATTAGTTTTACCTATGGGCAGGGTTTTTCCAGGAACCCTATGTGTAGAGGGAGGATGTTCAGTGCTCCTTCTGCAAGTAATCAGCATGAAACAGAGTACCTATTGTACATTTCCTGACATCTGATCAAAGAAGTTAAACCACATGGAAAAGAttttaaaaaagacaaaaagtataaaagctttttaaaaatCATGACCTGGCCATGACTGCCTCTTCCAGAGGAGATGGATATTTTTCAGGACCTGTAACTCACTTTATCAAGTTCATAGAACTCAACTCGttcttcctggctgcagccccttccaatgggGGACACATTTATCATCCCGTTTCGGAACTCAATGAAGGTGCCCCTAGAAAGAAAGTAGATGAAAATTTGCTCAAAATAATGAATATCAGAGTGAAACAAGAATTACTTGTGCAGACACAATGGGAATCAGacatctccttcagcctctcattGTATTCAtaaaccccccccaaacttaCAGGAACCAATACCTCTGGCACAAAGGTGTCTTTTAGACTTCTATTTGGATCTGGTAACTTCAGCATCTTCCTGACTGACTTCTAGAAGTATGACTGGAGCATCCTGTCAACTCAAATCTCAAGACCCTGACAGGCCAGTCTCTCGGCTTTGGGGTGAAGTAGCAATATTTAGAGCAATCTAGGCACTGTTTCTAGCTTGCCTCACGTATGGTACCTATTAGTACCTTAAGCAGCTGCATCCTCACGGAGCTGTCACATACAGCTAACCTTACTGTATGCTTCTCATCTCTGGAAGGTATTATGCTGCTCAATTCCAAACATCCCAAGGAAATACTCATACTTCAAACCTGAACTGGCTTTCTTCTGAAATAAAAATGCTGAAGCAGTACTTCAaatgctgtgctccagcagggaCCTTATCTTTGTATGTATGGACTGAGCCCTGTTTCATATCTACAGTATTCCTAAAGCACAAATTAGTAATTTTTTGCTGAGAGGCTTTCTTTACACATTGAACCTGAACACTGTAACGTGGAGAATATGGTAacattaaaatcatagaatggcttaggctgaaagagactttagagatcatctgctccaacttccctgccagggacacctctcagctaaactcagctgctcaaggcctattcagcctggccttgaacacccccagaggaaacatccacaacctccttgggcagcctattccagagtctcatcaccttcatactgaagaagatccagtctaaatctactctccctcagcttcaaaccattcccctttgtccaactgctagacacccttatggaaagtctctctccagtcttcctgtaggatttcttcaggtattggaaggcaactgctaggtccccccagagtcttctctaggttgaaaaaccccagcttcctcagcctattctcatagcagaggtgctccagcccttggatcatctttgtggccctcctctgggcttgctccaatagctctgtgtccttcttatacTGGGGACAGTAGAAGTGGATGCATTATTTGaggtgggggtctcagcagagcagatgcaTGCATGCACATACCTTTTCTTTGGCAGCTTAATCTTTGCAATGTAACTCAGGCAGTAGTTGATTAGGTcctgaagcacttcctcaccCAAGTGGCCCTGAATGCTCtaacaaaaacaaacaccactCAGGCAAGGGGCCAGAACCTGAGATTCTGAACATGAGTAACATGGCTGGCCAGGCACAGACACTGGATACCCAGGCATGTATGGTAGCACAAAGGAACGTGCCTTCAGGGAGTAACTCCTAGGTGGTGCACACACAGTACTACCTAAAGCCTTTCCTATTTATCGTTGTTTCCTGTGGGTTTTTCAAACTGTAAGACCAAACTCTATGCTTTAGATGTGGGGCAAAGACAGCACAGCTTAGCAAAAAGTTGCACTTAACATTTGCTCTAGCCAAGCGTGAAGAAATGGCGATTGTAACTGCAGTGCATTTGGAACCAGTGCTCAAGGCAGCGATTTCAGTCAGGAGTCCTTCTGCATTTTTGATCTCTGTTACTTATGTTACATTACTAATCACCAATGAAGGTGATTACGGTATCTGGAATCTGATGTCCATTTATATTAGAGTATTCACCCACTAGCTTATGCACAGATCAGAATGTGCACTCTCTAAAAAGCAGCTACAAATTTACAAGAAACTTTCTGAACCCCAAGACCCAAAAGACCTCAGCTATGAAATGCCATACTCTATAGGAGCTccaggagcagtgggcacaTTTCCTATGGATAAGCTGAAGGAAAGGCTGCTCCAGGATTTTCAGTTCTTGTTTGATCAGACACAGAAGAGTCCAATAGCTTTTGGGTTGGAAAATGCCCCAAAAAGTAAAGTTTATGTGCAGTTTAATCTATACATAAGCACCAAATGAATGATCTCTTACAGAAGCAACATGTGAAGACAACAAGAATTTTGACCTTAGAAGGGTGATTGTAGAGGACTGCACTGGAGCAAGAGGTTAGAAAATGTCTCTTTCACCTTACTCTTTCACTTACCTGCTTGCACAAGAATTTCCCATCTTTGTATGCTACAAGGCCATTTTCTGGAAAAACGTAGTCAAATTTTTCAACCActacaaccaaacaaacagagaGTAACTGTAATCCCCCCTCTATGACTGTTATAGTGCAGCAGAGAAACATGGAGCACTCTCATTTCCCTCCAAGATTAACACACACCTCAAATCAATGATGTCTTTCAGGTACCTCTATTTTtgctctccctctcctgcaaatacagaatcacagaaaacatccagttggagcagactccaagatcatccattccaacctttgacccagcatTGAATGGTCAACACTAAACCCCAAATgccaggtccacaggctgcttaagcacctccagagatgatgactctaccactgccctagacagaccattccaatgtctgataatcctctctgtgaagaagtatttcccaGCAGAAATACATCTCTTTGCATTGAATATAAGGAAGAGACTCAACACCTCAGTTGTTGGAaaaacctggcacccagcctggctaAAAAGCAAACTGAATACTACAATTTTAGGTTTCTTTTCTCAAAGTTACTAATCTACAGTGTCGTGGTctattgattggatagggctgggtgctaggttggactggatgatcttggaggtctcttccaacctggctgattctgattctatccTATACAGATGTCTGAGCTGTGGCAATCTTACTGCAGTGCACTATAATGTGGCTTACTGGAGAGCACTTGTAAGCCAAACACCTTCTGAGTTATTTGGGCATTACAGAAGGCTATCAGTGGCATCAGTCACAGAAAGACTGTTAAAGAGAGTCTTTTATACACATAAGAAATGCCTCTGAAAAGAACTAAAGTCTGAGTCCATCAGTATCGTGACCCCAGTTAACAAACTCAGATCCTTCAGGGATAGACTCCACaactgagcagcctgcagatgcATAAATCCATTTAAAAAAGACAACGAAGCACTCTCCTAAGGCACTCTTGTGACATCAGATATTAACCTGATGTAGTAGAAGTGCCGACCGCTTAGTAATACACCGAGTCATCTGTAAACACCAACGCAGGCTGCAGCTTCTAAATGCCTGTGAACAGCTTCTCGCAGACTGAGAGCAACGCaagaaaaccaggaaaaaagtTGCGAGAAGCACGCACAGGCTTTCACCTCCACTTAaccttcacagcttcctcctaagcAGCCGGGTGGCAGGAACTGCATCAGCCACTGTCCTTACCGTCATCGCCGAGCTGTTCCTTGATCTTGTCAAAATCTGAGCCACCCACGACTCCAACTTTCACCTTCTGACGCAACCTCTGCAGAAAGGCGGCCATCTCGGCTGTGATTTTCTAGGTACCGAAGCAAAACAGCGACACGGATAAGCATTCTTGTCATAAGAGCAGCATCCCTGTTTCGCAATGCCCGCTAAATGCCAGCAGTGCCGCGCACATCTTTAAGgagggaggagctggggtttttcctttcctgccttaGAAAGGCAGCGCAAGTTTGCACATGGCGGAAAGGGGCGCAGAGCTCGCAGTGCCAACACGCCCACCTCCCTGAGGGCTGGCAGCCCTTAACCGAACGCCCGCGTCCGCCgagtgcagggctggcagcgccAGCTCAGCGCTCCCGGCTGCAGCCCGGCAAGCCCCGCGCCAGGGCACGGCTCCCGCCCGGGCAGGGCAGCGCCAGCTCAGCGCTCCCGGCTGCAGCCCGGCAAGCCCCGCGCCAGGGCACGGCTCCCGCCCGGGCAGGGCAGCGCCAGCTCAGCGCTCCCGGCTGCAGCCCGGCAAGCCCCGCGCCAGGGCACGGCTCCCGCCCGGGCAGGGCAGCGCCGCGCGCCTCGGCCCCGCGCGACTCGCCTGGCGCGGGGCCGTGAGCGTGCCGTCCACGTCGAACAGGCAGAGCGCGGAGCGCCGCGGCGCCGCCATCGCCACCGCCACCGCCGGCCAGCGGCAACGCACCGCGCCCGCGGGGCACGGCGGGAAGCGGCGCAGGCACCGCCCTTCCTGAGGCGCGGCGCTGGGGGACGGCGGAGCCATGGCTGTGGTGAGTGGAGCGGCAGCGGCGCGGGGGGGCTGTGCTctacctccttccctctcttcccgtCCGCTGGGCCGGGCGCGGGGTGAGCGGTGCCACCGTGAGGCACGGTTGGGCCGCGAGCGGTCTGCGGCCGCCCTAGGAGGAGCAAGGAGTGCCGGTGCGCGGCTTCTGTTGGCCGAGTAACGGCCCGGGAAGGGTCGCTACCGTGATTACCGAGGCCCCAGAAGGTCGCCGCGGGGATTAACGGCCGAGTAACGGCCCAGGAAGGGTCACTTGGGTGCCTAACGGCTGGAGGCGGCGAGCTGCCCCCGCGGGAGTGCCGCGCTGGCCGAGAGCCGGGCGCGGAGAAGCCGGGAGGGCGTAGGGCGAGACGGTGTCTGCGCCGCGTGTTAATCTGCCCACGCGTCCGCCTGTATCCGCCCCCGGAGGTGGGGTCCGAGCGGTGGCGTTCCGCGGGCCgcggctgtggctgccctgcagCGGCCCGAACGGCGGCACGCGTGTGTCGGCGCCGGGGCGGCACAGCGGCCCCCGCTCTGCCTCctgtctgctcctgtgctgcaggtttGCGCGGTCCCCGCGGCTGGCCCCTCTTGCCGCCTTGCTTGCTCTCCTCATCGCGCTTTGCCCGCTTCTCCTGCTTCCCGCGGATTGCTCTTTGCACGCTTGTTTAACACTTAAATGGTTTCACCGGCGGTCAGCCCCGCGTTCTCTCGCCTCCCTTGCTTAGAAGCAGCGCACAGCGCTGGGGCTTTCACTTGGACTCTGCTCAAAGAGGGAGGCAAGGGGTGCCATAGGAATCTCTGTAGTAAACTAATGCTGGCATCCGAAggttttttccctctgcatCTGCAGGGTGGGAGG contains:
- the PMM2 gene encoding phosphomannomutase 2 isoform X1, which produces MAAPRRSALCLFDVDGTLTAPRQKITAEMAAFLQRLRQKVKVGVVGGSDFDKIKEQLGDDVVEKFDYVFPENGLVAYKDGKFLCKQSIQGHLGEEVLQDLINYCLSYIAKIKLPKKRGTFIEFRNGMINVSPIGRGCSQEERVEFYELDKREHIRDKFVADLRREFAGKGLTFSIGGQISFDVFPDGWDKRYCLGIVANDGYKTIYFFGDKTMPGGNDYEIFTDSRTEGHSVTSPQDTRRICEELFFVNERL
- the PMM2 gene encoding phosphomannomutase 2 isoform X2, with the protein product MAAFLQRLRQKVKVGVVGGSDFDKIKEQLGDDVVEKFDYVFPENGLVAYKDGKFLCKQSIQGHLGEEVLQDLINYCLSYIAKIKLPKKRGTFIEFRNGMINVSPIGRGCSQEERVEFYELDKREHIRDKFVADLRREFAGKGLTFSIGGQISFDVFPDGWDKRYCLGIVANDGYKTIYFFGDKTMPGGNDYEIFTDSRTEGHSVTSPQDTRRICEELFFVNERL